A single window of Leptospira semungkisensis DNA harbors:
- a CDS encoding FecCD family ABC transporter permease codes for MSISTKERKAQGTSLNMQVGEVSVRKNQRIASSYVFIGLGILIICVGILSLRLGSVSISFSEICKLIFLGEDSLSSLEVPHSLLVWDLRLPRFLLSLLIGAELACAGVCIQGLFRNPLVEPGFIGVGPGAALSAAVWIVCSEKIFSFLPPELRGKESYFLQAFAFGGALLVSFFLHLVSRREGGGFSLVLVLTGIAVNATVISLLGFLSYLADDTQLRNLTFWSLGSIAGATWHKVTLLSVVLTFVALSFPWLSRGLDVLALGEAEAFYSGFKIKRIRNITIILSSLLVGSSISISGNIAFAGLIVPHILRMLLGPSHKTLLPASILGGGLLVSCADLAARTIVFPSELPIGIIAAGLGGPFFLSLILKAKRKEGEFR; via the coding sequence TTGAGCATTTCGACCAAAGAAAGAAAAGCGCAAGGAACTTCTCTTAACATGCAAGTCGGAGAAGTTTCTGTAAGAAAGAATCAAAGGATCGCTTCTTCCTATGTTTTTATAGGACTGGGGATCCTGATCATATGCGTTGGGATCCTTTCTTTACGATTGGGGTCTGTATCTATTTCCTTCTCTGAGATTTGTAAATTGATTTTCTTAGGAGAAGATTCTCTCTCTTCGTTAGAAGTCCCACACTCTCTTTTGGTTTGGGATCTAAGACTTCCGCGCTTCCTTCTTTCCTTATTGATAGGAGCAGAACTTGCCTGTGCTGGAGTTTGTATCCAAGGATTATTTCGAAACCCTCTCGTAGAGCCAGGCTTTATCGGAGTCGGCCCTGGAGCCGCACTTTCCGCTGCAGTATGGATTGTTTGCTCCGAAAAAATATTCTCCTTTCTTCCTCCCGAACTTAGAGGAAAAGAAAGTTATTTTCTACAAGCATTCGCATTCGGAGGAGCACTCTTAGTTTCCTTCTTCCTTCATTTAGTTTCCAGAAGAGAAGGAGGAGGATTCTCTCTTGTGCTCGTGCTTACCGGGATCGCAGTGAATGCGACTGTGATCTCTCTTTTGGGATTCTTATCCTATCTAGCCGACGATACTCAATTGAGAAATCTCACCTTCTGGAGTTTAGGGAGCATAGCAGGAGCAACATGGCATAAGGTTACTTTATTAAGCGTAGTCTTGACATTCGTTGCCTTATCCTTTCCTTGGTTAAGTAGAGGCTTGGATGTATTAGCCTTGGGAGAAGCGGAAGCATTCTATAGCGGATTTAAAATAAAGAGAATCCGTAATATAACGATTATCTTATCTAGTCTTTTAGTCGGAAGTAGTATATCGATCAGCGGAAATATCGCCTTCGCAGGATTGATCGTCCCTCATATTCTGAGGATGCTATTAGGACCGAGTCATAAAACACTTTTGCCTGCCTCTATTTTAGGAGGAGGACTCTTAGTTTCCTGCGCAGATCTGGCTGCAAGAACCATAGTATTTCCTTCCGAACTTCCGATCGGAATTATTGCCGCCGGATTAGGTGGTCCCTTCTTCTTATCACTCATCCTAAAAGCGAAACGAAAAGAAGGAGAATTCAGATGA
- a CDS encoding heme/hemin ABC transporter substrate-binding protein: MKHFFLALSLLLASFSGIFGEEKSLRIVTLNGTVTEIVFALGKGNLVVGNDTSSLYPPEATKLPKIGYQRALSTEGILSLKPNLVLGLEYAGPPEVIDQLKSAGLQVIIFPGLPSLEQTLQNILSIGKEIGAEEKAKKLTQEIRKQANRVTEKVSRLKSKPKVLFVYHRGTNLAQVSGTETPADEMIRLSGGVNAVTGFKGFKPISPEAVISSQPDVILIPSRGLEGLGGISGVLALPGLKETPAGKNARVISIDDLVLLGFGPRLGQGMEELYNSLHAPNSGKKP; the protein is encoded by the coding sequence ATGAAACATTTCTTTCTAGCTCTTTCTTTGCTTCTTGCTTCCTTCTCGGGGATCTTTGGAGAAGAGAAATCACTTCGAATCGTCACATTGAACGGAACGGTAACAGAAATCGTATTCGCTTTAGGAAAAGGGAATTTAGTCGTCGGAAATGATACTTCTTCTCTTTATCCTCCAGAGGCAACCAAGCTTCCTAAGATAGGCTACCAAAGAGCACTTTCTACAGAAGGAATCCTTTCTTTAAAACCAAATCTTGTCCTTGGCTTGGAGTATGCGGGACCACCCGAAGTGATCGATCAGTTAAAAAGCGCAGGCTTACAAGTGATTATTTTTCCTGGACTTCCTTCCCTAGAGCAAACACTGCAAAACATTCTTTCTATAGGAAAAGAAATAGGAGCTGAGGAAAAAGCAAAAAAGCTTACACAAGAAATTCGTAAACAAGCAAATCGAGTTACTGAAAAAGTTTCCCGTCTAAAATCAAAACCTAAAGTCTTATTCGTTTATCATAGAGGCACGAATCTAGCGCAAGTCTCCGGAACAGAGACACCCGCAGACGAAATGATCCGACTCTCCGGTGGAGTGAACGCAGTTACAGGATTTAAAGGATTCAAACCGATCAGTCCGGAAGCAGTTATTTCTTCTCAACCCGATGTGATCCTCATACCAAGCAGAGGATTAGAAGGTCTAGGAGGTATCTCCGGAGTACTCGCCCTACCCGGCTTAAAAGAAACTCCAGCGGGCAAAAATGCAAGAGTGATATCTATCGATGATCTAGTTCTTTTAGGTTTCGGCCCAAGACTTGGACAAGGAATGGAAGAATTATACAACAGCTTGCATGCTCCTAATTCCGGAAAGAAACCTTGA
- a CDS encoding TonB-dependent receptor plug domain-containing protein → MRRISNSSYYRILYFLLFSILCLSGAPLLAEADIAPEKTTDEKQEKEKQKGDSGSGTTSETGNGNGNSANDKGSIITITGTRRKGLLKDSTITTEVITRKDIDAMGARDLSNTLGNVPGIEVRPAQAGERGSTVRLQGLSGQNVLILVDGQRTTGRFSGSIDLTRFKAEDIERIEIVKGASSALYGSDAIAGVINIITKDQKDPYSSNFRTFAGGGNPLYYGTGLEFRNYASVGVRRGIVSTQFTAGWHRGDGYDLTPDATLGPKNGRIESLSPNYSPFPTNMPLATKLLIAKRHLPYTPPLESTSGSAFEDLNVSNKTTFDISEALKVGFQFYYRYLNQSAVDASLPNTVYDRNNKTHDFMGALNADWELTKNLNLNLNANYARFFDTYTLDQRQSDALDKREKLDNAVTEFRSRLDHKISEGHVISYGAETLIDQLSSARIAPDCKRNFPYVCVDDLLGISDTYQTKNGYAERQRTAFYVQDEWRISNAPRIQIVPGLRSDHDSIYGGQTLPKLAVRLDVTDKFKIRAANGLGYRAPSFQDLYYNFINPGVGYRVAGNPDLKPELSRSYNLGGEWEPNRTFWFSFNFFYNNVDNLIGFRTNPNRDASGLIIYSTSNFQKALSKGFESSVTVRVHQNVSLGSGYTYTDTKDELTNLPLEGRGYHRWNANIRLDHPSSGFSFSLFAVVFGKQPYYCQKNPLWCDPQLSSDYSAITSLLQANTNHLIQELFGSIPQGIQDYCTERNLSYCTSAPTYGVRMVNPHTNLNIRVSQKILGAFEFFAGVDNLLDTFDLTYNPQKPRFYYVGIDGKFSGTESSGAFSR, encoded by the coding sequence ATGAGAAGAATTTCGAATTCTTCTTACTATAGAATTCTTTACTTTCTTCTCTTCTCTATTCTATGCCTCTCGGGAGCTCCATTGCTTGCGGAGGCAGATATAGCTCCTGAAAAGACTACAGACGAAAAGCAGGAGAAGGAAAAACAAAAGGGCGACTCCGGATCTGGCACAACTTCTGAGACCGGAAATGGAAACGGGAATAGCGCAAATGATAAAGGCTCCATTATCACAATCACAGGCACCAGAAGAAAAGGTCTTCTCAAAGATTCTACGATCACGACAGAAGTAATCACTCGTAAAGACATCGATGCGATGGGAGCTCGGGATCTGTCCAACACGTTAGGCAACGTTCCCGGGATCGAGGTGAGGCCCGCACAAGCTGGAGAAAGAGGATCGACAGTAAGATTGCAAGGTCTATCCGGCCAAAACGTTCTAATCTTAGTGGATGGACAAAGAACAACCGGACGTTTCAGCGGTTCCATCGACCTAACTCGCTTCAAAGCAGAAGATATCGAAAGAATAGAGATCGTAAAAGGCGCATCCTCTGCGCTATACGGCTCCGATGCGATTGCAGGTGTAATCAATATCATCACTAAAGATCAGAAGGATCCGTACTCTTCTAACTTCAGGACATTTGCAGGAGGAGGCAATCCTCTCTATTACGGAACCGGATTGGAGTTTAGGAATTATGCAAGTGTTGGAGTCCGAAGAGGAATCGTGTCCACTCAGTTCACTGCCGGTTGGCATAGAGGAGATGGCTATGATCTTACTCCTGATGCAACATTGGGCCCTAAGAACGGAAGAATAGAAAGTCTCTCTCCGAATTATTCTCCCTTTCCTACAAATATGCCTCTTGCGACAAAGTTGCTGATCGCAAAGAGACATCTGCCTTATACTCCCCCATTAGAATCCACCTCAGGCAGTGCGTTCGAAGATCTCAACGTTTCGAACAAGACCACATTTGATATCAGCGAAGCTTTGAAAGTAGGATTCCAATTTTATTATAGATATTTAAACCAAAGTGCAGTCGATGCTTCTCTTCCTAATACAGTTTATGATCGTAATAATAAGACCCACGATTTTATGGGAGCCTTGAATGCTGATTGGGAATTAACTAAGAATCTGAATTTAAACTTAAACGCGAATTATGCTCGCTTCTTCGATACATACACTTTGGACCAAAGGCAATCGGATGCCTTGGACAAAAGAGAAAAGTTAGACAATGCGGTTACCGAATTTCGTTCTCGTTTAGATCATAAGATCTCCGAAGGACACGTGATCTCTTACGGAGCTGAGACATTGATCGATCAACTTTCCTCCGCAAGGATTGCCCCGGATTGTAAACGCAATTTCCCGTATGTATGTGTGGATGATCTTTTAGGAATCTCGGATACCTACCAAACCAAGAATGGTTACGCGGAGAGACAGAGAACCGCATTCTATGTCCAAGATGAATGGAGGATCTCGAACGCTCCTAGGATTCAGATTGTTCCAGGACTTCGCTCCGACCACGATTCTATCTACGGAGGACAAACTCTTCCCAAACTTGCAGTTCGCTTGGATGTTACCGATAAGTTCAAGATAAGAGCCGCAAACGGGTTGGGCTATCGTGCTCCCAGCTTTCAGGATCTATATTATAATTTTATAAACCCTGGAGTGGGTTATAGAGTGGCAGGAAACCCGGATCTCAAACCGGAGCTTTCTCGCAGCTATAATCTAGGAGGAGAATGGGAACCGAATCGGACCTTCTGGTTTAGTTTTAACTTCTTCTATAATAACGTAGATAATCTCATCGGTTTCAGAACGAATCCGAATCGAGATGCTTCCGGTCTGATCATCTATTCTACTTCGAATTTCCAAAAGGCTCTCAGCAAAGGATTCGAATCTTCTGTTACTGTCAGAGTACATCAAAACGTTTCCTTAGGAAGCGGATACACTTATACAGATACAAAAGATGAACTAACAAATCTTCCTTTAGAAGGAAGGGGTTATCATAGATGGAATGCGAATATTCGATTAGATCATCCTTCCAGCGGTTTTAGCTTCTCCTTATTCGCGGTAGTGTTCGGCAAGCAACCTTACTATTGTCAAAAGAATCCACTTTGGTGTGATCCTCAGCTTTCTTCCGATTACTCGGCGATCACAAGCCTACTCCAAGCAAATACAAATCATCTAATCCAAGAATTGTTCGGCTCCATTCCTCAAGGTATCCAAGACTATTGCACCGAAAGAAATCTTTCTTATTGCACGAGTGCTCCTACATACGGGGTTCGAATGGTGAACCCACATACAAACCTGAACATTCGGGTTTCTCAGAAAATTTTAGGTGCCTTCGAGTTCTTTGCGGGAGTGGACAATTTATTGGACACCTTTGACCTAACTTATAATCCGCAAAAACCCAGGTTCTATTACGTAGGCATCGACGGAAAATTCAGCGGAACTGAATCCTCAGGGGCCTTTTCTAGATAA